The following are from one region of the Methylophilus sp. DW102 genome:
- a CDS encoding DUF2934 domain-containing protein, whose translation MATSKTTDVSAKKTSAKKAAPKTDTPKTKSASPRKKSVKPSIITSEERYKMIEVAAYYIAEKNGFGDSHMDYWLQAEKEIDHKLNA comes from the coding sequence ATGGCAACCAGCAAGACCACTGATGTATCCGCAAAAAAAACCAGCGCCAAAAAAGCGGCCCCTAAAACTGACACCCCAAAAACCAAATCTGCCAGCCCCCGTAAAAAATCAGTAAAACCTTCTATTATCACCAGCGAAGAGCGTTACAAGATGATTGAAGTTGCGGCCTACTATATCGCAGAGAAAAATGGCTTTGGCGATAGCCACATGGATTACTGGCTACAGGCTGAAAAAGAAATTGATCACAAGCTGAATGCCTGA
- a CDS encoding heavy-metal-associated domain-containing protein: MKKLLITLMLSAMTPAAFAVTTIKAEVNGMVCAFCAKGIEKKLNALPQKQAAFVDLKSRVVALQLKDGQEVSDAAFSKVIEDAGYTVAKLARVNQTVEAIQAEVVKADHQAGSK, translated from the coding sequence ATGAAAAAATTACTGATTACATTAATGCTGTCTGCAATGACCCCTGCGGCTTTTGCCGTGACCACGATCAAGGCCGAAGTCAACGGCATGGTCTGCGCGTTTTGTGCCAAAGGCATCGAGAAAAAACTCAATGCCTTGCCACAGAAACAGGCCGCATTTGTTGACCTGAAAAGCCGGGTGGTTGCCTTGCAACTCAAAGATGGCCAGGAGGTCTCCGACGCGGCCTTTAGCAAAGTGATTGAAGATGCTGGCTATACGGTGGCCAAGCTGGCCCGGGTGAACCAGACTGTTGAAGCGATTCAGGCAGAAGTGGTCAAGGCGGATCACCAGGCAGGTAGCAAATGA
- a CDS encoding 3'-5' exoribonuclease: protein MNPPIIIDIEASGFGAGSYPVEIGYVDKSGQTWSAQVQPHADWLHWDDEAEKLHHQSRQSLETYGATAREIALHLNHMLNGKTVYTDGWYQDFVWLHGLYEAAGLSPNFKLEDLSLTLTLDQKAVWHETKQRLREQMALEPHRASTDAKLLQLTWLETAEMTTASAA, encoded by the coding sequence ATGAATCCACCTATCATCATCGACATTGAAGCCTCTGGCTTTGGCGCTGGCAGTTATCCGGTCGAAATTGGCTATGTGGATAAAAGCGGGCAGACCTGGAGTGCGCAAGTACAGCCGCATGCGGACTGGCTGCACTGGGATGATGAAGCGGAAAAGCTACACCATCAATCCCGTCAGTCTCTGGAAACTTATGGCGCGACGGCACGCGAGATTGCCTTGCATTTGAATCATATGCTCAATGGCAAAACGGTATATACCGATGGCTGGTATCAAGACTTTGTCTGGTTACACGGCTTGTATGAGGCCGCTGGCTTGAGCCCCAACTTCAAGCTTGAGGATTTGAGCCTGACGCTCACGCTTGACCAGAAAGCCGTCTGGCATGAGACCAAGCAGCGCCTGCGTGAGCAAATGGCTTTGGAGCCCCATCGCGCGTCGACCGATGCCAAGCTGTTGCAATTGACCTGGCTGGAAACCGCTGAAATGACCACCGCCTCAGCGGCATAA
- the efp gene encoding elongation factor P has product MKIAQELRVGNVVMIGNDPMVVVKTEYNKSGRNAAVVKMKMKNLLTEAPSENVYNAQDKFDVIVLEKKEVTYSYFADPTYVFMDAEYNQYDVDAEFMEDALPYLEDGMPCEVRFYEGKAISIELPTTVVREITYTEPAVKGDTSGKVMKPAKIASGFEIPVPLFVNQGDKIEIDTRTGEYRNRVMK; this is encoded by the coding sequence ATGAAAATCGCTCAAGAACTCCGCGTTGGCAACGTAGTGATGATTGGCAACGACCCGATGGTGGTTGTAAAGACTGAATACAACAAATCCGGCCGTAACGCGGCTGTGGTGAAAATGAAAATGAAAAACTTGTTGACTGAAGCGCCTAGCGAAAACGTCTACAACGCACAGGACAAGTTTGATGTGATCGTGCTCGAAAAGAAAGAAGTGACTTACTCTTACTTTGCTGATCCTACCTACGTATTTATGGATGCTGAATACAACCAATACGATGTGGACGCTGAGTTTATGGAAGACGCGCTGCCATACCTCGAAGACGGCATGCCCTGTGAAGTGCGTTTCTACGAAGGCAAAGCGATTTCTATCGAACTGCCAACCACTGTGGTGCGTGAGATCACTTATACCGAGCCTGCAGTCAAAGGCGATACTTCAGGTAAAGTCATGAAACCAGCAAAAATCGCTTCCGGTTTTGAAATTCCAGTGCCTTTGTTTGTGAACCAGGGCGACAAAATCGAGATCGATACCCGCACAGGTGAATACCGCAACCGCGTGATGAAATAA
- the earP gene encoding elongation factor P maturation arginine rhamnosyltransferase EarP produces the protein MSGVRWDIFCKVVDNFGDIGVCWRLARQLADEYDIALRLWVDDLALAERFAGAGHARIEIRHWNADADFSPAADVVIETFGCGLPETYQQDMLQGAATWVNVDHLSAEPWVEGFHAQPSPQANGLIRYFFYPGFTPQTGGLLREASLHAWQATAQWSSFEFASPIAASPYTLTLSLFCYAHAPLAALVASLAQSLQPVFVLVPETVAPMLADVLGSSPLRVGEQIQREQCTFLVIPFLSQADYDRLLYLCDVNFVRGEDSWIRALWAGKPMIWLPYQQSQETHLVKLNAFLDHYLALAEASVAETVRETMLAWARGHWRPDLWQSLVTALPALASHAQAFKAQQSQQPDLATNLVRFIEKIRR, from the coding sequence GTGTCTGGCGTCCGCTGGGATATTTTTTGCAAAGTGGTGGATAACTTTGGCGATATTGGCGTGTGCTGGCGCTTGGCCAGGCAATTGGCCGATGAGTACGATATTGCACTGCGCCTGTGGGTAGATGATCTTGCGTTGGCCGAACGTTTTGCGGGTGCTGGGCATGCCCGTATTGAGATACGGCACTGGAATGCAGACGCAGATTTTTCACCAGCGGCCGATGTCGTCATTGAAACCTTTGGCTGTGGTTTGCCAGAGACTTATCAGCAAGACATGTTGCAAGGCGCTGCCACTTGGGTCAATGTCGATCACTTATCTGCAGAACCCTGGGTAGAGGGGTTTCATGCACAACCCTCACCACAAGCCAATGGTTTGATCCGTTATTTCTTTTACCCCGGGTTTACGCCGCAGACCGGTGGCCTGCTACGTGAGGCCAGCTTGCACGCATGGCAGGCGACGGCGCAGTGGTCAAGCTTTGAATTTGCTTCGCCGATAGCCGCATCCCCTTACACACTGACGCTCTCCTTGTTTTGCTACGCGCATGCCCCGCTGGCCGCATTGGTGGCGTCGCTTGCGCAGTCTCTCCAGCCGGTGTTTGTGCTGGTGCCAGAAACAGTCGCGCCTATGCTGGCCGATGTGCTAGGCAGCAGCCCGTTGCGGGTGGGTGAGCAGATCCAGCGCGAGCAGTGTACGTTTCTCGTTATTCCGTTTTTATCGCAAGCGGATTACGACCGCCTGCTTTACCTGTGCGATGTGAATTTTGTCCGCGGGGAGGATAGCTGGATACGGGCATTGTGGGCAGGCAAACCCATGATCTGGTTGCCGTATCAGCAAAGCCAAGAAACGCATCTGGTTAAACTCAATGCCTTTCTCGATCACTATCTGGCACTAGCCGAAGCCTCGGTTGCCGAAACCGTGCGTGAAACCATGCTGGCCTGGGCACGCGGGCACTGGCGTCCTGACTTGTGGCAATCGCTGGTCACTGCATTGCCCGCGCTTGCCAGCCATGCGCAAGCGTTTAAAGCGCAACAATCACAGCAGCCAGATCTCGCCACCAACTTGGTGCGTTTTATTGAGAAAATCCGGCGTTAA